From a single Plasmodium yoelii strain 17X genome assembly, chromosome: 9 genomic region:
- a CDS encoding ER membrane protein complex subunit 8, putative — protein MTGTEITIDNIAYAKIFMHALKNSYNDVCGILIGKYYNSENETKKCIISNTIPLFHTHILFAFLSLAFTMIEKNCKESGERIIGYYHISADDSKNDNISNIKICDVISDTLIKNYNDALICLVKISKLKDDEDNCIKTFMQDGNGKLKNAKITISNKNKEFLRKSISNHEYLNIHDFDDHLNCINCDFMNPNLFKDIS, from the exons atGACAGGGACAGAAATAACAATTGATAATATTGCATATGCAAAAATTTTTATGCATGCTTtgaaaaattcatataatgaTGTGTGTGGAATATTAAtaggaaaatattataattctgaaaatgaaacaaaaaaatgtattataagTAATACTATCCCACTTTTTCACACACATATTTTGTTCGCATTTTTAAGTTTGGCATTTACAATg ATTGAGAAGAATTGTAAAGAAAGTGGGGAACGGATCATAGGATATTATCACATTAGTGCTGATGATTCTAAAAACGATAATATaagtaatataaaaatatgtgatGTAATTTCAGATAccttaataaaaaattataacgATGCATTAATATGTTTAGTCAAAATTTCTAAATTAAAGGATGATGAAGATAACTGTATAAAG ACATTTATGCAAGATGGTaatggaaaattaaaaaatgcgaAGATAACAATTTCTAATAAGAACAAGGAATTTTTAAGGAAAAGTATCTCAAATCATGA ATATTTGAATATACACGATTTTGATGATCATTTAAATTGTATTAATTGTGATTTTATGAATCCCAACTTATTTAAAGATATTTCTTAG
- a CDS encoding AAA family ATPase, putative, with protein sequence MNINEEKRIPLCCEICIKNEKDISNEIIKVAAHKWLFSLGITITLGRHDPNKIMCEKLSNYCEYIVIEPAVPIKIVKEYNENCENNIYGTLYTTHYSVYETNSHININDNKKDIDNINILNSYEKKNYENIYNDNNLKLKKQNTSNGFNTSNLVSSLATTQSIAYSFPMVNDIKNKDTIKYPSNLLFTVPIIGEKSISSMEEDPIILPNFCCVVNVVTYYKNDDFMEEQFNEPSENEDEEKKNIPIYAQYILPHPRFHKLWDSLYYEENIKRDLLEYVSALMLFASKKIDCNLINYNHLVLLYGPPGTGKTSLCKALANKICIRLSNMYTTGILIELNAHTLFSKWFSESGKQVLKLFNKIKKIINEYEENDVFICLLIDEVESLSADRKKSMDGTEPSDSIRVVNTLLTQIDSLKYYNNTLLLTTSNISEMIDDAFIDRADLKQFIGLPNEECRYEIYKDCIGELIEKGIINYCSKIPSYQRITKLLKNEKEKSKDEYVYGSKLMECAKMSSGFSGRCLRRIPFQAYAYFCQATLRFYNSTNNNDHNVLISLNDFLLALHKAVQKELMCKDILLDQKNK encoded by the exons atgaatattaatgaagaaaaaaggATTCCGTTATGTTGTGAAATTtgcataaaaaatgaaaaagatatatcaaatgaaataataaaagtagCAGCACACAAATGGCTGTTTTCGCTCGGAATAACAATAACTTTAGGTCGACATGATCCAAATAAGATAATGTGTGAAAAATTAAGTAATTATTGTGAATATATAGTTATTGAGCCAGCTGTAcctataaaaattgtaaaggAATATAAcgaaaattgtgaaaataatatttatgggACATTATACACTACACATTACTCAGTTTATGAAACCAAttcacatataaatataaatgataataaaaaagatatagacaatataaatatattaaattcttatgaaaaaaaaaattatgaaaatatatataatgataataatttaaagttaaaaaaacaaaatactTCAAATGGGTTTAATACAAGCAATTTAGTTAGTTCTCTTGCTACAACACAAAGTATTGCCTATTCATTTCCTATGgttaatgatataaaaaataaagacacCATAAAATATCCgtctaatttattatttactgTACCTATTATAGGTGAAAAATCAATATCTTCCATGGAAGAAGATCCAATAATTTTACCGAATTTTTGTTGTGTAGTAAATGTAgttacatattataaaaatgatgattttATGGAAGAACAATTTAATGAACCAAGtgaaaatgaagatgaagaaaaaaaaaatattccaatTTATGCTCAATATATATTACCACATCCACgttttcataaattatgGGATAGTTTATActatgaagaaaatataaaaagagaTTTACTCGAATATGTATCTGCTTTAATGTTATTTGCATCGAAAAAAATTGATTGCAATTTAATCAATTATAATCATCTAGTCTTGTTATATGGCCCTCCAGGCACAGGGAAAACATCTTTGTGTAAAGCCCTAGccaataaaatatgtattcgTTTATCTAATATGTACACAACAG GAATATTGATAGAACTAAATGCTCATACACTGTTTTCAAAATGGTTTAGCGAATCTGGGAAGCaagtattaaaattatttaataaaattaaaaaaattattaatgaaTATGAGGAAAACGATGTTTTTATATGCTTATTAATTGATGAAGTCGAAAGCTTATCAGCTGATAGAAAAAAATCTATGGATGGAACAGAACCTTCAGATAGTATAAGGGTTGTTAATACATTATTAACACAAATAGattctttaaaatattataataatacttTATTGCTAACTACATCTAATATATCAG AAATGATTGATGATGCTTTTATTGACAGAGCTGATTTGAAACAGTTCATTGGATTACCAAATGAAGAGTGCCGATATGAAATTTACAAGGACTGTATAGGCGAATTa ATCGAAAAAGGAATAATTAACTATTGCTCCAAAATCCCAAGTTACCAAAGAATTACGAAATTGTTAAAA AATGAAAAGGAAAAATCCAAAGACGAATATGT atatGGGAGTAAATTAATGGAGTGCGCTAAAATGAGCAGTGGGTTTAGTGGACGATGTTTGAGAAGGATCCCATTTCAAGCTTATGCTTATTTTTGCCAAGCt accCTGCGCTTTTACAATTcgacaaataataatgaccACAATGTTTTAATTTCTTTGAACGATTTTTTGTTGGCACTTCATAAGGCCGTCCAAAAGGAACTTATGTGTAAAGATATATTACTtgatcaaaaaaataaatga
- a CDS encoding AP2 domain transcription factor, putative, translating to MTTDLNKRSLRTRRKKTMNSFYYNNDYSNDLNSEETKSKINFVKKNDTLLAKTKEHSKRYPDIYDNKNPELSGNSIMSDANVSDNNNNGIIDEKKTEFSEEINANNISDEENLAKIRSNNKIDDDTINIKNEYKLDNSSKIEKNKNYTIGNNISNKAGCNKGIKNVSNNNENNYAKMAEKLPHVVGVRFDKSQNRWLSGICINGRCINRYFPVYKYGFEEARRLAIQHRKNFETANAGNPKKQQGESKTSHLNLLNINSKIPNGFKDIHGKNKLIFKYLSYDSIQKEWVVTYDYDSKVLVNKFPVDIYGYNNAYEMAVQCINKLTVCNQNKMNKNLKNENGKNIKYDFKSTNSQSDLNDDDDASFTLRKDKINKFVKANNNDNNLYNKLNLEEKDGITNRIASNLNNGHSHNNNINEYDIEKNHNKMGFDSSNYNQTERLLNDPSNFYKYDTSLDNDETNPHHFNSIKKSYTNENSGNNNDDNNLLQIFNETYLNDGDKNTYNILNNILKHNSSKNKLSSNKPFEHQTDEDGNKIITGIDGLTHNQLSNEHLENLNKNNDELNSLLEYNKMNNKFENSKDVESLLSDKKTLENGNYGTISNFNKIIKNILKSNKNANNNEQIIKGINIIKNMKKNDKLKIHKPIEDYASSNNGDIDDVPEENGDENYNFSNGNISGVKRGRYTSKIRHRIKKKHKNYINYNNYFIVKNEEDVNEENDINIAKSDVNNSNEPINATELETNTKNEEIPTQTEENSKQVGDNTTQVDKQNEEVTKTEATESNINNDSNENTKQDTKQDTKQDTKQDTQQDTQQDTKQDTQQDTKQDTQQDTKQDTSTFNNISDENPNIINNSEFNEVALKFAPWKKGIEWDQKKNKWTCKLWDNDGNAITKHIYIKIKEGIEIAYNYCIQIRLRSFDYYLINVLNNFPKIEEISYTLENPCFILNYKDNEKKKYYFQEEGIYNSFVSCVEYLNKLKSENEETLYNIDSFIEEHKENIASENIASENVASENAAPENETNSQGNNNENKKSSILQELEVLMKDMNYFEHKKTVFDNMCEQTKAAYNIKPWLKGVLWEEKVKKWIVFFKDKSQNLRISFFNPSDYNNDVIMSYNKCCEYFNQIKESNNFDENTEEFSESIRQFIKSIEFDKVIDYSKNNYNHIDKSRSTSSVSSDISNASSKNIYKRKKKKKIHSYNEDSHDLADTSQYRKNSNQLERDIMDDKKFRSLKNDHLGNTKYRISINNIDKNLCNSCEASNDEMGMLDYNSPADYKYSVDTLEGKYFNRNDMYNNINGKTKHEKSLKRGQKNKLKKNILDDIDNESANHDEMKKKYLNFDDNNSNINNNDYSIGDRSFKMDYSEYENHTKENPINDYGDSNPYFRDDILSPSSTRTIARDIPFDSNNGNNRIGNNNYNMLGINGIDCNSSDIINGSSSEKCLNEMNMIKDGGSDISGAMPYGRNLDTEYGKGLRNSDKYSNMDNKSINKSTEKLDNLLDGGPNVRLPKSEILNQAASLPKLQGMFFDKRRNYWTVSVCGFRKSFGVRTRGVYQAYKLAAEFRNRILETNKGKCYSQKSSSMSNSYKYNIKNLNGLTKEEKTNFLRDSESLQASSGVENSYTNKRNSLTSINNTDKDLAYTASDRRSSFNLKDTDGSVGNENNNNDSSNIYDYLLENKMNSNILNNENLLKTTYLPSSAANSVSHDENYSDMVYDERINFTGKSKKKMDKKYKSNNSYSASKYDNNGNPINNMDSNFMNFMNDGTYDMREDKNNNNNNPLLKKSGNNQNNASDNNNMSPSNTAISHLGSGPNYSPTHIYEIDNMHNTLDYYIKNENTTNGLDKSEDLKNMKTNNYNQSSSFLKGDIRNSESINENNNNIYSKNLNNVDYEDNPNLMNNKMNSHNSEDKLNRSYPNNMLYNNSENNYENTSIHINGNINSKDDLYKNYNLDGENKMFNLNTIIDETIEERDIRINKEVNKCKFVDGLIYDEANKCFRIKINGYRKAYSVIRRGVKEAYKLSIEAIQQIKKQSKPNNYNTSEQPQINSNNLTHFYNSSSETSKHGYAYNYQYNKNKQPSQQECAEDIFENYNTDQRNANKNNNPYMETNGKRNFSNDKKNNDDLSFPILNIDDNYYELLKTAIIICLNDILMNSIPKVFHLYKNLSITEDVKIEDILSIERKKKEQSLRYHIEYTQNSIGVSSLIPYLKLFSTEILNNILPSAQSLEIQRLIIHSLDLQAYNASC from the exons atgacgaCGGATTTAAATAAAAGATCATTAAGAACGCGACGTAAAAAAACAATGAATTCGTTTTATTATAACAATGATTATAGTAATGATTTAAATAGTGAAGAGacaaaaagtaaaataaattttgtaaaaaaaaatgacacaTTATTAGCAAAAACAAAAGAACATTCAAAAAGATATCCagatatatatgataataaaaatccaGAATTAAGTGGCAATTCAATTATGAGTGATGCAAATGTcagtgataataataataatggaataattgatgaaaaaaaaacagaattTTCGGAAGAAATTAATGCTAATAATATTAGTGATGAAGAAAATTTAGCTAAAATACgaagtaataataaaatagacGATGATacgataaatataaaaaatgaatataaattagATAATTCAtctaaaattgaaaaaaataaaaattatactatTGGCAATAATATTTCTAATAAGGCTGGATGTAATAAAGGAATCAAAAATGTATCTaacaataatgaaaataattatgctAAAATGGCAGAAAAATTACCACACGTTGTTGGTGTAAGATTTGATAAATCTCAAAATCGATGGTTATCAGGTATATGTATTAATGGAAGATGTATTAATAGATATTTTCCAGTTTATAAATATGGTTTTGAGGAAGCAAGACGCTTAGCTATACAACATAGAAAAAATTTTGAGACTGCCAATGCTGGAAACCCTAAAAAACAACAAGGAGAATCTAAAACATCACACTTGAATCTTCTTAACATTAATTCGAAAATACCTAATGGCTTTAAAg ATATTCATGGAAAgaacaaattaatttttaaatatttgtcATACGATTCTATTCAAAAGGAATGGGTAGTGACATACGATTATGACAGCAAAGTTTTGGTAAACAAATTTCCAGTTGATATATACGGATATAATAATGCTTATGAAATGGCTGTTCAGTGTATTAATAAGCTAACTGTATGTAATCagaataaaatgaataaaaacctaaaaaatgagaatggaaaaaatataaaatatgactTTAAAAGTACAAATTCTCAAAGTGATTTAAATGACGATGATGATGCAAGTTTTACATTACgtaaagataaaataaataaatttgttaaagcaaataataatgataataatttatataataagttAAATTTGGAAGAAAAAGATGGTATTACCAATCGTATCGCTtctaatttaaataatggaCATtctcataataataatataaacgaatatgatattgaaaaaaatcataataaaATGGGATTTGATTCGAGCAATTATAATCAAACAGAAAGATTGTTAAATGATCCTAGCAACTTTTACAAATATGACACTTCATTag ATAATGACGAAACAAACCCACATCATTTTAATAGTattaaaaaatcatatactaatgaaaatagtggaaataataatgatgataataatttattacaaATTTTTAATGAGACGTATTTAAATGATGGTGACAAAAATACAtacaatatattaaataacaTACTTAAACATAATAGTAGCAAGAACAAGTTATCGAGTAATAAACCATTTGAGCATCAAACAGATGAAgatggaaataaaataattacagGTATTGATGGACTTACACATAATCAACTATCTAATGAACACTTAGaaaatttaaacaaaaataatgatgaacTAAATTCATTATTAGAATACAACAAAATGAATaacaaatttgaaaataGTAAAGATGTAGAATCACTGCTTAgtgataaaaaaacattagaAAATGGTAATTATGGTACCATATCTAAtttcaataaaattattaaaaatatattaaaaagcaataaaaatgcaaataataatgaacaaaTTATCAAAGGAAttaacataataaaaaatatgaaaaaaaatgataaattaaaaattcatAAACCTATCGAAGATTATGCTAGTAGTAACAATGGAGATATAGATGATGTTCCAGAAGAAAATGGCgatgaaaattataacttCTCAAATGGAAATATTAGTGGTGTAAAACGAGGAAGATATACAAGTAAAATACGAcatagaataaaaaaaaaacacaaaaattatattaattataacaattattttattgtaaaAAATGAGGAAGATgttaatgaagaaaatgacaTCAATATTGCTAAAAGTGATGTTAACAATTCAAATGAACCAATTAATGCCACAGAATTAGAAACAAATACTAAGAATGAAGAAATTCCTACTCAAACAGAAGAAAATTCTAAGCAAGTTGGAGATAACACTACTCAGGTAGACaaacaaaatgaagaagTGACAAAAACAGAAGCCACTGAATCCAATATAAATAACGACTCGAATGAAAACACAAAACAAGACACAAAACAAGACACAAAACAAGACACAAAACAAGACACACAACAAGACACACAACAAGACACAAAACAAGACACACAACAAGACACAAAACAAGACACACAACAAGACACAAAACAAGACACATCtacatttaataatatatctgATGAAAATccaaatataattaataactCTGAGTTCAATGAAGTTGCATTAAAATTTGCTCCATGGAAAAAAGGAATAGAATGGGatcaaaagaaaaataaatggaCATGTAAATTATGGGATAATGATGGAAATGCAATTACTaagcatatttatataaaaattaaagaaggAATAGAAATTGCATATAATTATTGTATACAAATTCGTTTACGTTCTtttgattattatttaataaatgtattaaataattttccaaAAATCGAAGAAATATCTTATACCCTTGAAAATCCATgctttatattaaattataaagataatgaaaaaaaaaaatattattttcaagaAGAGGGAATATATAATTCTTTTGTATCTTGTgtagaatatttaaataaattgaaAAGTGAAAACGAGGAAACATTGTACAATATAGATAGTTTCATAGAAGAACACAAAGAAAATATAGCTTCAGAAAATATAGCTTCAGAAAACGTAGCTTCAGAAAATGCAGCTCCAGAAAATGAAACAAATAGCCaaggtaataataatgaaaataaaaaatcaagCATTCTTCAAGAATTAGAAGTTTTGATGAAAGATATGAATTATTTTGAACACAAAAAAACAGTATTCGACAATATGTGTGAACAAACAAAAGCTGCTTATAACATAAAACCATGGCTAAAAGGTGTTTTATGGGaagaaaaagtaaaaaaatggatTGTGTTTTTTAAAGATAAAAGTCAAAATCTTCGAATTAGTTTCTTTAATCCAtctgattataataatgatgtaATAATGTCTTATAATAAATGTTGTGAATATTTTAACCAAATAAAAGaatcaaataattttgatgaaAACACAGAAGAATTTTCGGAAAGTATTCGACAATTTATTAAAAGTATCGAATTTGATAAAGTAATTGAttatagtaaaaataattataatcatATTGACAAAAGTCGAAGCACAAGTTCAGTCAGTAGTGATATTAGTAATGCTAgttctaaaaatatatataaaagaaaaaaaaaaaaaaaaatacattccTATAATGAGGATTCTCATGATTTGGCTGACACATCacaatatagaaaaaatagcAATCAATTAGAAAGGGATATTAtggatgataaaaaatttagatctttaaaaaatgatcaTTTAGGAAATACAAAATATCGAATAAgcattaataatatagataaaaatttatgtaataGTTGTGAAGCATCAAATGACGAAATGGGAATGTTAGATTATAATTCACCAGCAGATTATAAATATTCTGTAGACACATTAGaaggaaaatattttaatagaaatgatatgtataataatataaatggtaaaacaaaacatgaaaaaagtttaaaaagaggccaaaaaaataaattaaaaaaaaacatacttGATGATATTGATAATGAATCAGCAAATCATgatgaaatgaaaaaaaaatatttaaattttgatgataataatagtaatattaataataatgattattcAATTGGAGATAGAAGTTTTAAAATGGATTATTCTGAATATGAAAATCATACAAAAGAAAATCCTATAAATGATTATGGAGATTCAAACCCTTATTTTAGAGACGATATATTATCACCTTCTTCTACTCGTACGATTGCAAGAGATATTCCTTTTGATTCGAATAATGGAAATAACAGAAttggaaataataattataacatGCTTGGAATAAATGGTATAGATTGTAATAGTAGCGATATAATAAATGGAAGTTCGAGTGAAAAATGTCTAAATGAAATGAATATGATAAAAGATGGAGGAAGTGATATATCTGGGGCTATGCCTTATGGAAGAAATTTAGATACTGAATATGGAAAAGGATTGAGAAATTCTGATAAATATAGTAATATGGATAATAAATCTATCAATAAAAGTACTGAAAAATTAGATAATCTTTTAGATGGAGGCCCAAATGTTCGATTACCAAAAAGTGAAATTTTAAATCAAGCCGCAAGTTTACCAAAATTACAAGGTATGTTTTTTGATAAAAGAAGAAATTACTGGACTGTTAGTGTATGTGGTTTTAGAAAATCTTTTGGAGTTAGAACAAGAGGTGTTTATCAAGCATATAAATTAGCTGCTGAATTTAGAAATCGAATTTTAGAAACAAATAAAGGAAAATGTTATTCTCAAAAAAGTTCAAGCATGTCAAAtagttataaatataatataaaaaatcttAATGGATTAACTAAAGAAGAAAAGACAAATTTTTTACGAGACTCAGAATCTCTTCAAGCATCATCTGGAGTAGAAAATTCATATActaataaaagaaattcaTTAACTAGTATTAATAATACTGACAAAGATTTAGCATATACAGCTAGTGATAGACGAAGTAGTTTTAATCTTAAAGATACAGATGGAAGTGTtggaaatgaaaataataacaatgattcatcaaatatttatgattatttattagaaaataaaatgaattctaacattttaaataatgaaaactTATTAAAGACCACATATTTACCTAGTAGTGCTGCTAACAGTGTAAGTCATGATGAAAATTATTCAGATATGGTATATGACGAAAGAATAAATTTTACTGGTAAAtcgaagaaaaaaatggataaaaaatataaatctaATAATAGTTATTCTGCATctaaatatgataataatggaaatcctattaataatatggattcaaattttatgaattttatGAATGATGGAACATATGATATGAgagaagataaaaataataataataataatcctttattaaaaaaatcaggaaataatcaaaataatgcaagtgataataacaatatgTCACCAAGTAATACAGCCATTAGTCATTTAGGTTCGGGTCCAAATTATTCTCCTActcatatatatgaaatcGATAATATGCATAATACTCTGGATTATTACATTAAGAATGAAAATACAACAAACGGATTAGATAAATCagaagatttaaaaaatatgaaaactAACAATTATAATCAATCTTCGTCTTTTTTAAAAGGTGATATTAGAAATAGTGAAagtataaatgaaaataataataatatatattctaaaaatttaaataatgtagATTATGAAGATAACCCCAATttaatgaataataaaatgaactCTCATAATTCAGAAGATAAACTTAATCGATCATATCCAAATAACATGCTATATAATAATtctgaaaataattatgaaaatactAGCATTCATATAAATGGTAATATAAACAGTAAAgatgatttatataaaaattataatttagatggagaaaataaaatgtttaatttaaatacaaTAATTGATGAAACAATTGAAGAAAGAGATAtaagaataaataaagaagtTAATAAATGTAAATTTGTAGATGgattaatatatgatgaagctaataaatgttttagaattaaaattaatggaTATAGAAAAGCTTATTCTGTTATTAGACGAGGTGTAAAAGAAGCTTATAAATTAAGTATTGAAGCTATacaacaaattaaaaaacaatcAAAACCAAATAATTACAATACATCCGAACAACCACAAattaattcaaataatttaactCATTTCTATAATTCTAGTTCAGAAACATCGAAACATGGTTACGCTTATAATTAtcaatacaataaaaataagcaaCCTTCTCAACAAGAATGTGCAGAAGATATTTTTGAAAACTATAATACTGACCAAAGAAAtgctaataaaaataataatccaTATATGGAAACCAATGGAAAAAGAAATTTCTCCAATGATAAAAag AACAATGACGACCTTTCTTTccctattttaaatatagacGACAACTACTATGAATTACTTAAAACTGCCATAATCATTTGTTTGAATGATATTCTTATGAACTCTATTCCTAAagtttttcatttatataaaaatttgagTATAACAGAGGATGTTAAAATTGAGGACATATTAAGTAtagaaagaaaaaagaaagaacAATCGTTAAGATATCATATAGAATATACTCAAAATTCCATAGGTGTATCATCACTTATTCCATATCTTAAATTATTTAGTACTGAAATtttaaacaatattttacCATCAGCTCAATCTTTAGAaattcaaagacttattaTTCATTCCCTTGATTTACAAGCTTATAATGCATCATGTTAA